One Cellulomonas taurus genomic region harbors:
- a CDS encoding YihY/virulence factor BrkB family protein produces the protein MAGRADTAAGDRKDVGARTYPGGIGGVVARVQALLAWWQRTRPARANARFGEAGGGVLTGGIAYAALFSVFAGLTIGYTVFMAVLGGNESLRQSVLDAIDANLPGLVDTGGDSSGLIDPESLQFSAGLGLASIIAFVVLLMSAISAMAALRTAVRAMFGEPASGGENAVLDKARQLGAFVGLGVAILLSAVLGIATTTAADWLLGLVGLEDSTAGAITVRVLGILVAFVVDAATFCLIVVLLAGIRPPWKDLRGGAIIAGIGLGVVRVLGTSVVAGSASKNALLTSFALIVTLLVWMNLISRIVLLAAAWTADPPAPDDEA, from the coding sequence GTGGCCGGCCGTGCCGACACCGCCGCCGGTGATCGTAAGGACGTCGGTGCCCGGACCTATCCCGGCGGCATCGGCGGCGTCGTGGCCCGGGTGCAGGCACTCCTGGCCTGGTGGCAGCGGACCCGGCCGGCGCGGGCCAACGCGCGCTTCGGCGAGGCGGGTGGCGGTGTGCTCACCGGCGGCATCGCCTATGCGGCGCTGTTCTCCGTCTTCGCCGGGCTCACCATTGGCTACACCGTCTTCATGGCGGTGCTCGGCGGGAACGAGAGCCTGCGGCAGAGCGTGCTCGACGCCATCGACGCGAATCTGCCCGGGCTGGTGGACACCGGCGGCGACTCCTCCGGACTGATCGACCCGGAGTCCCTGCAGTTCAGCGCCGGACTGGGGCTGGCGTCGATCATCGCGTTCGTGGTGCTGCTGATGTCGGCGATCTCCGCGATGGCGGCGCTGCGCACGGCGGTGCGCGCGATGTTCGGCGAGCCGGCCTCCGGCGGTGAGAACGCGGTCCTGGACAAGGCGCGACAGCTCGGTGCCTTCGTCGGTCTCGGAGTGGCGATCCTGCTCTCGGCGGTGCTCGGCATCGCCACCACCACCGCCGCCGACTGGCTGCTCGGCCTGGTCGGGCTGGAGGACTCCACCGCCGGGGCGATCACCGTCCGGGTGTTGGGCATCCTGGTCGCCTTCGTGGTGGACGCGGCGACGTTCTGCCTGATCGTGGTGCTGCTGGCCGGGATCCGACCGCCGTGGAAGGACCTGCGCGGCGGCGCGATCATCGCCGGGATCGGACTCGGCGTCGTCCGGGTGCTCGGCACGTCGGTGGTGGCCGGGTCGGCGAGCAAGAACGCGCTGCTGACCTCCTTCGCCTTGATCGTGACGCTGCTGGTCTGGATGAACCTGATCTCCCGCATCGTCCTGCTCGCCGCCGCCTGGACCGCCGACCCGCCCGCCCCCGACGACGAGGCCTGA
- the trpS gene encoding tryptophan--tRNA ligase yields MAPGMPRIFSGMQPTSDSLHLGNYLGALTQWVALQDSYDPIYCVVDLHALTVAPDPAVLRERTRRTAAQYLAAGVDPERSILFVQSHVAQHAELAWLLSCQTGFGEAGRMTQFKDKSSKYGAEGTTVGLFTYPILMAADILLYDTALVPVGEDQRQHLELTRDLAQRLNSRFGEGTAVVPEAHIVKATAKIYDLQDPTSKMSKSSSSANGIIELLDPPKTVAKRIRSAVTDAGSEIRYDRENQPGIANLLSIYSALTGREIDAIVADYAGKGYGHLKVDLADVVVDFLTPFQERVNHYLSDPAQLDAVLADGADKAAEIAAPVLRRIADRFGLLPRRTA; encoded by the coding sequence ATGGCTCCAGGTATGCCGCGCATCTTCTCCGGGATGCAGCCCACCAGCGATTCCCTCCACCTCGGCAACTACCTGGGCGCGCTCACCCAGTGGGTGGCCCTGCAGGACTCCTACGACCCGATCTACTGCGTGGTCGACCTGCACGCGCTCACCGTGGCCCCGGATCCCGCGGTGCTGCGCGAGCGCACCCGGCGCACCGCCGCGCAGTACCTGGCGGCGGGTGTCGACCCGGAGCGGTCCATCCTCTTCGTGCAGTCGCACGTGGCCCAGCACGCCGAGCTGGCCTGGTTGCTGTCCTGCCAGACCGGGTTCGGCGAGGCCGGTCGGATGACCCAGTTCAAGGACAAGTCCAGCAAGTACGGTGCCGAGGGCACCACCGTCGGTCTGTTCACCTACCCGATCCTGATGGCGGCGGACATCCTGCTCTACGACACCGCCTTGGTGCCGGTGGGCGAGGACCAGCGCCAGCACCTGGAGCTGACCCGCGACCTGGCCCAGCGGCTGAACTCTCGGTTCGGCGAGGGCACGGCCGTGGTCCCCGAGGCGCACATCGTCAAGGCGACCGCGAAGATCTACGACCTGCAGGACCCGACGTCGAAGATGAGCAAGTCGTCCTCGAGCGCGAACGGCATCATCGAGCTGCTCGACCCGCCGAAGACGGTCGCCAAGCGCATCCGCTCGGCGGTGACCGACGCCGGCTCGGAGATCCGTTACGACCGGGAGAACCAGCCCGGGATCGCGAATCTGCTCAGCATCTACTCGGCGCTCACCGGTCGTGAGATCGACGCGATCGTCGCCGACTACGCGGGCAAGGGCTACGGCCACCTCAAGGTGGACCTCGCCGACGTGGTGGTCGACTTCCTGACCCCGTTCCAGGAGCGGGTGAACCACTACCTGTCCGATCCGGCACAGCTGGACGCGGTGCTGGCGGACGGAGCCGACAAGGCGGCGGAGATCGCCGCGCCGGTGTTGCGGCGGATCGCGGACCGCTTCGGGCTGCTCCCGCGCCGGACGGCATGA
- a CDS encoding leucyl aminopeptidase family protein: MARTPTHSVRIGRPVPAISLAPGSFASSALLDAQDVDAVTVPVAPAAPDDTDLQPRQGTAEAAARYGIDLAELAERAHLTGSAGEAWTLLLPRPVGSGSAALPWQSLPRRVVLVGVGDSSPLAMRRAGAALARATRGLRRVLTTVGTESPESVRALAEGYLLANYRVQRIGAPVPARELPAGELVLVGRDDDATADALDTAVRGSTATWLVRDLANTPSNIKNPEWMADRAAELGQAAGLTVTVRGPKELAAQGFGGILAVGAGSASSPRLVTVEYRPEHATGRHVVVVGKGITYDTGGISIKPREAMVTMKTDMAGAAVALATVLAAADAGLPHRVTAVLPLAENHFGAASFRPADVLRMYGGRTVEVANTDAEGRLVLGDALAFADATLDPDVLIDVATLTGAASIGLGKQHAALYGTDRPLVDALTAAADISGEPAWEMPLVADYTDATHSDVADLRHVAQDLKYGAGSITAALFLREFVGSRAWAHLDIAGPGRSPADKHELTEGATGYGARLLLSYLSALR, from the coding sequence ATGGCTCGCACCCCCACGCACTCTGTGCGGATCGGACGCCCGGTGCCCGCGATCTCGCTGGCACCGGGCTCGTTCGCGTCCTCGGCCCTGCTCGATGCGCAGGACGTGGACGCCGTCACCGTCCCGGTGGCTCCGGCCGCCCCGGACGACACCGACCTCCAGCCCCGGCAGGGCACCGCGGAGGCGGCCGCCCGCTACGGCATCGACCTGGCCGAGCTCGCCGAGCGCGCGCACCTGACCGGGTCCGCCGGTGAGGCCTGGACCCTGCTGCTGCCCCGGCCGGTGGGCAGCGGGAGCGCCGCACTGCCCTGGCAGTCGTTGCCGCGCCGGGTCGTCCTGGTCGGCGTGGGCGACTCCTCCCCGCTGGCCATGCGCCGCGCCGGTGCCGCCCTGGCCCGGGCCACCCGTGGCCTGCGCCGGGTGCTCACGACGGTCGGGACCGAGTCGCCGGAGTCGGTGCGGGCCCTCGCCGAGGGCTACCTGCTGGCCAACTACCGCGTGCAGCGGATCGGCGCGCCGGTCCCGGCGCGGGAGTTGCCCGCCGGCGAGCTGGTGCTGGTCGGTCGGGACGACGACGCCACCGCCGATGCGCTGGACACCGCCGTGCGCGGCTCCACCGCCACCTGGCTGGTCCGGGACCTGGCGAACACCCCGTCGAACATCAAGAACCCGGAGTGGATGGCCGATCGGGCCGCCGAGCTGGGTCAGGCGGCCGGGCTGACGGTCACGGTCCGGGGGCCCAAGGAACTGGCGGCGCAGGGCTTCGGCGGCATCCTGGCCGTCGGTGCCGGTTCCGCCTCCTCGCCCCGACTGGTCACCGTGGAGTACCGGCCGGAGCACGCGACCGGACGCCACGTCGTGGTGGTCGGCAAGGGCATCACCTACGACACCGGTGGGATCTCGATCAAGCCCCGCGAGGCGATGGTCACGATGAAGACCGACATGGCCGGGGCCGCGGTGGCGCTGGCTACCGTCCTCGCGGCCGCCGACGCCGGTCTGCCGCACCGGGTGACGGCGGTGCTGCCGCTGGCCGAGAACCACTTCGGTGCCGCCAGCTTCCGTCCGGCCGACGTGCTGCGGATGTACGGCGGGCGCACGGTCGAGGTGGCGAACACCGACGCCGAGGGCCGCCTGGTGCTGGGGGACGCGCTGGCCTTCGCCGACGCCACCCTGGACCCGGACGTGCTGATCGACGTGGCGACCCTGACCGGCGCTGCCAGCATCGGGTTGGGCAAGCAGCACGCTGCCCTGTACGGGACGGATCGGCCGCTGGTGGACGCACTGACCGCGGCCGCCGACATCAGCGGCGAGCCCGCCTGGGAGATGCCGCTGGTCGCCGACTACACCGACGCCACCCACTCGGACGTCGCGGACCTGCGGCACGTCGCGCAGGACCTGAAGTACGGCGCCGGGTCGATCACCGCGGCACTGTTCCTGCGGGAGTTCGTCGGCTCGCGTGCCTGGGCCCACCTGGACATCGCCGGTCCGGGTCGCTCGCCCGCGGACAAGCACGAGCTCACCGAGGGTGCCACCGGCTACGGCGCGCGCCTCCTGCTCAGCTACCTGAGCGCACTGCGGTAG
- a CDS encoding TIGR00730 family Rossman fold protein, translating to MSDDGISVPGTGYRKGPVLLRRDQIPTTTTDQRLLAGGDGANWLHGDPWRVMRIQSEFVEGFGALAEVGPAVSVFGSARVKPEHPDFALAEEVGRRLVEAGYAVITGGGPGIMAGANKGASEAGGLSIGLGIELPFEHGMNPWVDLGVNFRYFFARKTMFVKYAEGFIVLPGGFGTFDELFEALTLVQTHKVVEFPIVLVGTDYWRGLLDWARGPVLERGMISEADLALIRLVDDPAEAVQIVADRGVELRAAEQAVREEQESEQDAAADAAYTAE from the coding sequence ATGAGCGACGACGGCATCTCCGTCCCCGGTACCGGCTACCGCAAGGGTCCGGTGCTGCTGCGCCGGGACCAGATCCCGACCACCACCACGGATCAGCGTCTGCTGGCGGGCGGTGACGGCGCGAACTGGCTGCACGGCGACCCCTGGCGGGTGATGCGGATCCAGAGCGAGTTCGTCGAGGGCTTCGGTGCCCTGGCGGAGGTCGGTCCCGCGGTCAGCGTCTTCGGCTCGGCGCGGGTCAAGCCGGAACACCCCGACTTCGCCCTCGCCGAGGAGGTCGGCCGCCGGTTGGTCGAGGCCGGTTACGCGGTGATCACCGGCGGCGGCCCGGGCATCATGGCCGGCGCGAACAAGGGCGCCTCCGAGGCCGGTGGGCTGTCCATCGGGCTGGGGATCGAACTGCCCTTCGAGCACGGGATGAACCCCTGGGTCGACCTCGGGGTCAACTTCCGCTACTTCTTCGCCCGGAAGACCATGTTCGTGAAGTACGCCGAGGGCTTCATCGTGCTGCCCGGTGGCTTCGGCACCTTCGACGAGTTGTTCGAGGCCCTGACCCTGGTGCAGACGCACAAGGTCGTCGAGTTCCCGATCGTGCTGGTCGGCACCGACTACTGGCGGGGCCTGCTGGACTGGGCGCGGGGACCGGTGCTGGAGCGCGGCATGATCTCCGAGGCCGACCTGGCGCTGATCCGGCTGGTGGACGACCCGGCGGAGGCGGTGCAGATCGTCGCCGACCGCGGGGTGGAGCTGCGGGCCGCCGAACAGGCGGTGCGGGAGGAGCAGGAGAGCGAGCAGGACGCGGCCGCCGACGCCGCGTACACCGCGGAATGA
- a CDS encoding twin-arginine translocase TatA/TatE family subunit, with the protein MFGINGGEFLVILLVAVIVIGPTRLPKYAEQLARLTKQARHFLQDARTKVDEELGEDVKDIDWAALDPRRYDPRRIVRDALLDPEPVRPATAGAAGAAAVGGAASASTASTSVAAPAITRAPFDDEAT; encoded by the coding sequence ATGTTCGGGATCAATGGCGGCGAGTTCCTCGTGATCTTGCTCGTCGCCGTGATCGTGATCGGCCCCACCCGGCTGCCGAAGTACGCGGAGCAGCTGGCGCGCCTGACCAAGCAGGCCCGGCACTTCCTGCAGGACGCGCGGACCAAGGTCGACGAAGAGCTCGGCGAGGACGTCAAGGACATCGACTGGGCGGCCCTCGACCCGCGCCGCTACGACCCGCGCCGGATCGTGCGTGACGCCCTGCTCGACCCCGAACCGGTGCGGCCCGCTACAGCCGGTGCTGCCGGTGCTGCCGCCGTCGGCGGTGCCGCCTCCGCCTCGACCGCCTCCACCTCGGTGGCGGCCCCGGCGATCACCCGCGCCCCCTTCGACGACGAGGCGACCTAA
- a CDS encoding anti-sigma factor family protein, whose amino-acid sequence MSAHLGDLVSAVVDGQLSPAANERALSHVAGCQRCATELADARRARQLMAQVCDVRPDGDLTARLLALGCAPGGFAPPSSPRPEAAPARRVSTSTHRALTGEIAPPRRGLRVLVGSVTGVGVVAVGLFVLGGRPVAVTPSAQPQEALSLLGQTEVAATTVSAASTEGSSTEEYLRWIRQSGWTSPTEIPAGWSVTSVRLQDGGETLRVGLSGPLGELVVTEQHGQLDAAALVGADQLTLDDRTVYLLSRAPWHLAWQDGDTVVEVVSADDGASATEVVSAFPGNGYDDGVPARLTRGWDTLAAAVSLP is encoded by the coding sequence GTGAGCGCGCACCTCGGGGACCTGGTCAGCGCCGTCGTCGACGGTCAGCTCAGCCCCGCCGCGAACGAGCGGGCGCTCTCGCACGTCGCCGGGTGCCAGCGCTGTGCGACCGAGCTCGCCGACGCCCGGCGGGCGCGACAGCTGATGGCCCAGGTGTGCGACGTCCGCCCGGACGGCGACCTGACCGCCCGTCTGCTGGCGCTCGGCTGTGCGCCGGGCGGATTCGCGCCGCCCTCGTCACCGCGGCCGGAGGCGGCACCGGCGCGCCGGGTGTCGACGTCGACCCATCGTGCGCTGACCGGGGAGATCGCCCCGCCCCGCCGTGGCCTGCGCGTCCTGGTCGGGTCGGTGACCGGGGTCGGGGTGGTCGCCGTCGGGCTGTTCGTGCTCGGTGGCCGCCCGGTCGCCGTCACCCCGTCCGCGCAGCCGCAGGAGGCGTTGTCCCTGCTGGGGCAGACCGAGGTCGCCGCGACCACCGTCTCGGCCGCCAGCACCGAGGGCTCCAGCACCGAGGAGTACCTGCGGTGGATCCGGCAGTCCGGCTGGACCTCCCCGACCGAGATCCCGGCGGGCTGGTCGGTCACCTCGGTCAGGTTGCAGGACGGCGGTGAGACCCTGCGGGTCGGCCTGAGCGGTCCGCTGGGCGAGTTGGTGGTCACCGAGCAGCACGGGCAGCTCGACGCCGCCGCGCTGGTCGGTGCCGATCAGCTCACCCTGGACGACCGCACCGTCTACCTGCTGTCACGTGCACCGTGGCACCTGGCCTGGCAGGACGGCGACACCGTGGTCGAGGTGGTGTCGGCCGACGACGGCGCGTCGGCGACCGAGGTGGTGTCGGCCTTCCCGGGCAACGGTTACGACGACGGGGTGCCCGCACGGTTGACCCGTGGCTGGGACACCCTGGCCGCCGCCGTCTCGTTGCCCTGA
- the folP gene encoding dihydropteroate synthase has translation MTGVDLVLRGRRFGPEHPVVMAVVNRTPDSFYAAARYDDAGADDAVARAADEGADLVDLGGVRAGRGPEVTVAEEIARVVPLVARVRRRHPDLLVSVDTWRAEVARAAADAGADLLNDTWAGHDPELVEVAAELGLGVVCSHTGGLPPRTDPFRVVYPLPADAPAGTDPLDGVLLDVLDTLRTAAARAVSLGVPRESVLVDPTHDFGKNTWHSLHLVRRTAALVELGHPVLVALSRKDFVGETLDLPPEDRLEGTLAATALAAWHGARVFRAHDVRATRRTVDMVASIRGDRPPARAMRGLV, from the coding sequence ATGACCGGAGTCGACCTGGTGCTCCGCGGCCGGCGCTTCGGCCCGGAGCACCCCGTGGTGATGGCCGTGGTGAACCGCACCCCGGACTCGTTCTACGCCGCCGCCCGCTACGACGACGCCGGGGCCGACGACGCGGTCGCCCGGGCCGCGGACGAGGGCGCCGACCTGGTGGACCTCGGCGGGGTGCGGGCCGGGCGCGGGCCGGAGGTCACCGTCGCCGAGGAGATCGCCCGGGTGGTGCCGTTGGTCGCACGGGTCCGTCGTCGCCACCCGGACCTGCTGGTCAGCGTGGACACCTGGCGCGCCGAGGTGGCCCGGGCCGCCGCCGACGCCGGGGCCGATCTGTTGAACGACACCTGGGCCGGGCACGACCCGGAACTGGTCGAGGTCGCCGCCGAGCTGGGTCTGGGGGTGGTCTGCTCGCACACCGGCGGGCTGCCACCGCGCACCGATCCGTTCCGGGTCGTCTACCCGCTGCCCGCCGACGCGCCCGCGGGCACCGACCCGCTGGACGGCGTGCTGCTCGACGTGCTGGACACCCTGCGGACCGCCGCCGCCCGGGCGGTGTCCCTCGGGGTGCCCCGGGAGTCGGTGCTGGTCGACCCGACCCACGACTTCGGCAAGAACACCTGGCACTCCCTGCACCTGGTGCGCCGGACCGCGGCGCTGGTCGAGTTGGGCCACCCGGTGCTGGTGGCACTGTCCCGCAAGGACTTCGTCGGGGAGACGCTGGACCTGCCGCCCGAGGACCGGTTGGAGGGCACCCTGGCGGCGACGGCGCTCGCCGCCTGGCACGGCGCACGGGTGTTCCGGGCCCACGACGTCCGCGCCACCCGCCGCACGGTGGACATGGTGGCCTCGATCCGGGGTGACCGGCCGCCCGCCCGCGCGATGCGGGGTCTGGTGTGA
- the sigE gene encoding RNA polymerase sigma factor SigE, protein MATSAPDTDWQPPSWESIVREHSARVYRLAYRLTGNRQDAEDLTQETFIRVFRSLSNYTPGTFEGWLHRITTNLFLDTARRKQRIRMDAMGEESDRFPAAEGLDRPERAFEHENLDVDIQAALDELPPDYRAAVVLCDIEGLSYEEIAVTLGIKLGTVRSRIHRARARLRVSLEHRAPRAVEAVEPAEAVVR, encoded by the coding sequence TTGGCCACTTCGGCACCCGACACGGACTGGCAGCCGCCGAGCTGGGAGTCCATCGTGCGCGAGCACTCGGCGCGCGTGTACCGCCTGGCCTACCGCCTCACCGGCAACCGGCAGGACGCCGAGGACCTCACCCAGGAGACCTTCATCCGGGTGTTCCGCTCGCTGTCCAACTACACCCCCGGCACCTTCGAGGGCTGGCTGCACCGCATCACGACCAACCTGTTCCTGGACACCGCCCGGCGCAAGCAGCGGATCCGGATGGACGCGATGGGGGAGGAGTCCGACCGGTTCCCGGCGGCCGAGGGCCTCGACCGACCGGAACGGGCCTTCGAGCACGAGAACCTGGACGTCGACATCCAGGCGGCGTTGGACGAACTGCCGCCGGACTACCGCGCCGCGGTGGTGCTGTGCGACATCGAGGGCCTCTCCTACGAGGAGATCGCGGTGACCCTCGGCATCAAGCTCGGCACCGTGCGGTCCCGGATCCACCGTGCGCGTGCCCGCCTGCGGGTGTCGCTGGAGCACCGTGCGCCCCGCGCCGTCGAGGCGGTCGAGCCGGCCGAGGCGGTCGTGCGGTGA
- a CDS encoding O-methyltransferase, with product MATDKAGSWVYAEGFVPEDDTLLRARERAAELGCTAVAPGTGAALSMLAAASKARAVVELGTGAGVSSLRLLRGMPADGVLTTIDVEVEHQRAAKQAFAEEGIRPARTRTISGRALDVLPRLTDAAYDLVFVDADIENYPAYVRQAVRLLRPGGVLAVDDALWHDRVADPARRDEATTLVRETGRIVRDDDDLIVSLLPVGDGLLVAVRR from the coding sequence ATCGCCACCGACAAGGCCGGGAGCTGGGTCTACGCCGAGGGCTTCGTGCCGGAGGACGACACCCTGCTGCGTGCGCGGGAACGGGCGGCGGAACTGGGCTGCACCGCGGTTGCTCCGGGCACGGGGGCGGCGCTGAGCATGTTGGCAGCGGCCTCGAAGGCACGAGCGGTGGTCGAACTGGGCACCGGTGCCGGCGTCTCGTCGCTGCGATTGCTGCGCGGGATGCCCGCCGACGGCGTGCTGACCACCATCGACGTGGAGGTGGAGCACCAGCGGGCGGCGAAGCAGGCGTTCGCCGAGGAGGGCATCCGGCCCGCCCGCACCCGGACCATCTCCGGCCGCGCGCTGGACGTGCTGCCCCGGCTGACCGACGCCGCCTACGACCTGGTGTTCGTGGACGCCGACATCGAGAACTACCCGGCCTATGTCCGGCAGGCGGTCCGGCTGCTGCGCCCCGGCGGCGTGCTGGCCGTGGACGACGCGCTGTGGCACGACCGGGTCGCCGACCCCGCCCGGCGGGACGAGGCGACCACCCTGGTGCGGGAGACCGGCCGGATCGTGCGCGACGACGACGACCTGATCGTCAGCCTGCTGCCGGTGGGCGACGGGCTGCTGGTGGCGGTCCGGCGCTGA
- a CDS encoding 2'-5' RNA ligase family protein, with the protein MTDHTQAIPIVRRDPGTLRIGVAVGIPEPWATALHDARARVGDPAADLIAPHITLLGPTTVREDELPAVHEHLARVAASQGPFVVHLRGTASFRPVSPVVFVQVAEGIAACEALEGRIRTGVLAQELRFHYHPHVTIAHDVPDPALDQAFAELADFDARFPVTDIQVYEHGDDGRWRVLAAHPLAPGDQPVRDAGEPADS; encoded by the coding sequence ATGACCGACCACACGCAGGCGATCCCGATCGTCCGCCGCGACCCGGGCACGCTCCGGATCGGGGTGGCGGTCGGGATCCCCGAGCCGTGGGCGACCGCCCTGCACGACGCCCGGGCGCGGGTGGGTGACCCGGCGGCCGACCTGATCGCGCCGCACATCACCCTGCTCGGGCCCACCACGGTGCGCGAGGACGAGCTGCCCGCTGTGCACGAGCACCTGGCCCGGGTCGCCGCGAGCCAGGGGCCGTTCGTGGTGCACCTGCGCGGCACCGCGAGCTTCCGACCGGTGTCACCGGTGGTGTTCGTCCAGGTCGCCGAGGGGATCGCCGCCTGCGAGGCACTCGAGGGACGGATCCGGACCGGCGTGCTGGCCCAGGAGCTGCGGTTCCACTACCACCCGCACGTGACGATCGCGCACGACGTGCCGGACCCGGCGCTCGACCAGGCATTCGCGGAGCTGGCCGACTTCGACGCCCGGTTCCCGGTGACCGACATCCAGGTCTACGAACACGGCGACGACGGCCGGTGGCGGGTGCTGGCAGCACACCCGCTCGCCCCCGGCGACCAGCCCGTTCGGGATGCCGGGGAACCCGCCGACTCCTAG
- a CDS encoding DUF3117 domain-containing protein, whose amino-acid sequence MAAMKPRTGDGPLEVTKEGRGIVMRVPLEGGGRLVVELNATEAQELGEALTSVVS is encoded by the coding sequence ATGGCCGCGATGAAGCCCAGGACTGGTGATGGTCCCCTCGAGGTGACCAAGGAGGGGCGTGGCATCGTCATGCGGGTTCCGCTGGAGGGCGGCGGCCGACTGGTCGTCGAGCTGAACGCCACCGAGGCGCAGGAGCTGGGCGAGGCCCTCACCTCCGTCGTCAGCTGA
- the dapE gene encoding succinyl-diaminopimelate desuccinylase, translated as MTAVLDLNADLTTLTAQLCDLRSVSGEERALADAIETALRALPHLTVDRDGDAVVARTELGRKSRVVIAGHIDTVPVADNLPTRVEQGVLWGRGTVDMKGGVAVQLALAAELVAPSRDLTWVFYDHEEVDASLNGLGRIARNHPEWLAADFAVLCEPSDGGIEGGCNGTLRAEVEVPGIAAHSARAWTGRNAIHDTAEVLNRLAAYTPAEVEVDGLVYREGMNAVLISGGVATNVIPDRTVVTVNYRFAPARSVDEAEAHVRELFDGFTVRITDSAAGARPGLDDPIAADFAAAVLAVTGGVPAPKYGWTDVARFSALGIPAVNFGPGDPLLAHKDDERVPVEQLGQCRDALREWLTR; from the coding sequence ATGACTGCCGTCCTGGACCTGAACGCCGATCTGACGACGCTGACCGCGCAACTGTGCGACCTCCGCTCGGTCAGCGGCGAGGAGCGGGCGTTGGCGGACGCGATCGAGACCGCGCTGCGCGCGCTGCCGCACCTGACAGTCGACCGCGACGGCGACGCGGTGGTCGCCCGGACCGAGCTGGGTCGCAAGAGCCGGGTCGTGATCGCCGGGCACATCGACACGGTCCCGGTCGCCGACAACCTGCCCACCCGGGTGGAGCAGGGCGTGCTGTGGGGTCGCGGCACGGTGGACATGAAAGGTGGCGTGGCGGTGCAGCTCGCCCTCGCCGCCGAGCTCGTGGCCCCCAGCCGCGACCTGACCTGGGTTTTCTACGACCACGAGGAGGTCGACGCCTCGCTGAACGGTCTGGGCCGGATCGCCCGGAACCACCCGGAGTGGCTGGCCGCGGACTTCGCTGTGCTGTGCGAACCCTCAGACGGGGGCATCGAAGGGGGCTGCAACGGCACCCTGCGGGCCGAGGTCGAGGTGCCCGGGATCGCCGCGCACTCCGCCCGCGCCTGGACCGGCCGCAACGCGATCCACGACACCGCCGAGGTGCTGAACCGCCTGGCCGCCTACACCCCGGCCGAGGTCGAGGTGGATGGTCTGGTCTACCGCGAGGGGATGAACGCGGTGCTCATCTCCGGCGGCGTCGCCACCAACGTGATCCCCGACCGCACCGTGGTCACCGTGAACTACCGGTTCGCGCCCGCCCGCTCGGTCGACGAGGCCGAGGCGCACGTCCGGGAGCTGTTCGACGGCTTCACGGTGCGGATCACCGACTCGGCCGCCGGCGCCCGCCCGGGGCTGGACGACCCGATCGCCGCCGACTTCGCCGCCGCCGTGCTGGCGGTCACCGGTGGGGTGCCCGCCCCCAAGTACGGCTGGACCGACGTGGCGCGGTTCTCCGCCCTGGGCATCCCGGCGGTGAACTTCGGCCCGGGCGACCCGCTGCTCGCGCACAAGGACGACGAACGTGTGCCGGTCGAGCAGCTGGGCCAGTGCCGGGACGCGCTGCGGGAGTGGCTGACCCGCTGA